The following are encoded in a window of Solidesulfovibrio magneticus RS-1 genomic DNA:
- a CDS encoding glycosyltransferase, protein MSPTLHIAVVTYNRLASTVKCLESILSRTDADYRLTVVDNGSERDTVAYLLRLHNKKKIDDLYLFDHNMGVACGYNFALSVSREPFFVRLDNDIIIQDAAWAKVLMDVLTRQREVGTAGFHVWDNCPAETLAGLGDGDVFIARSFTTGACCMSRRDVHEKLGFWCEDYGLYGEEDKDFGFRLARAGLTAGYVDKWGKYVRHEHTPYETGGINELRNDKNRQEAQRMRRLNELLYAKGLRELFMPRKYDATLDGVRVSFSENPEYARFMEGVAKVGRKLEPVLAAQEDGKRQGR, encoded by the coding sequence ATGTCCCCAACGCTGCACATTGCCGTGGTGACGTACAATCGGCTTGCCTCCACGGTGAAGTGCCTGGAGTCGATTCTGTCCCGGACCGACGCGGACTACCGGCTGACGGTGGTGGACAACGGCAGCGAAAGGGACACGGTCGCCTATCTGCTGCGCCTGCACAACAAGAAGAAGATCGACGACCTGTATTTGTTTGACCACAACATGGGCGTGGCTTGCGGCTACAATTTTGCTTTGTCCGTGTCGCGGGAACCGTTTTTTGTGCGTCTGGACAATGACATCATCATCCAGGACGCCGCCTGGGCCAAGGTCCTTATGGACGTGTTGACGCGCCAGCGCGAGGTGGGCACGGCCGGTTTCCACGTCTGGGACAACTGTCCGGCCGAGACGCTTGCCGGGCTGGGCGACGGCGACGTGTTTATTGCTCGGAGCTTTACCACCGGGGCCTGCTGCATGTCCCGGCGCGACGTACATGAGAAGCTCGGGTTTTGGTGCGAGGACTACGGACTCTACGGCGAAGAGGACAAGGATTTCGGCTTTCGCCTGGCCAGGGCCGGCTTGACGGCCGGCTATGTGGACAAGTGGGGCAAGTACGTCCGTCACGAGCATACGCCCTACGAAACGGGCGGCATCAACGAGTTGCGCAACGACAAAAACCGGCAGGAAGCCCAACGTATGCGCCGGCTCAACGAGTTACTGTATGCAAAAGGATTGCGCGAGCTGTTCATGCCCCGCAAGTACGACGCGACGCTGGACGGGGTGCGGGTGAGCTTCTCGGAAAATCCCGAGTATGCCCGTTTCATGGAAGGCGTGGCCAAGGTCGGGCGCAAGCTTGAGCCGGTCCTGGCCGCCCAAGAGGACGGCAAACGCCAGGGCCGCTGA
- the dtd gene encoding D-aminoacyl-tRNA deacylase, protein MRLVVQRVREASVAVDGQAVASIEAGLLVLVGFGAADGSDFAAGKPCRATLEKLLDLRIFPDEAGKLNLSLRETGGGLLLVSQFTLYASCRKGRRPSFSEAAPPQVALGLYNALVEMAGQALPGRVGSGVFGADMDVSLVNWGPVTILLDSADLGGAT, encoded by the coding sequence GTGCGACTGGTCGTGCAACGGGTGCGTGAGGCTTCTGTGGCGGTCGATGGGCAGGCGGTGGCGTCCATTGAGGCGGGCCTGTTGGTCCTGGTCGGCTTCGGCGCGGCCGATGGATCGGATTTCGCCGCCGGCAAGCCTTGCCGGGCGACGCTGGAAAAGCTCCTTGATCTGCGGATTTTTCCCGACGAGGCGGGCAAGCTCAACCTGAGCCTGCGCGAGACCGGCGGGGGCTTGCTTCTGGTGTCGCAGTTCACGCTTTACGCCTCTTGCCGCAAGGGGCGGCGGCCGTCGTTTTCCGAGGCCGCGCCGCCGCAGGTTGCCCTGGGGCTTTACAACGCCTTGGTGGAGATGGCTGGGCAGGCCCTGCCCGGGCGGGTCGGCAGCGGCGTTTTCGGTGCGGACATGGACGTTTCCCTGGTCAACTGGGGGCCGGTGACCATCCTGCTCGACAGCGCCGATCTGGGCGGGGCCACTTGA
- a CDS encoding 6-pyruvoyl trahydropterin synthase family protein, whose amino-acid sequence METKKGKWRLTVSEGFCASHCLRGYEGPCENLHGHNFGVEAVVEGERLDPKVEYLVDFKVLRGRLREILAGLDHRHLNDLPAFSLENPSSENLARFVYRQLEAALAGQPVRLVCVSVSEKDSSKATYMEE is encoded by the coding sequence ATGGAAACGAAAAAAGGCAAATGGCGGCTGACCGTGAGCGAGGGGTTTTGCGCCTCGCATTGTTTGCGCGGCTACGAAGGCCCGTGCGAGAACCTGCACGGCCACAATTTCGGCGTCGAGGCCGTGGTCGAGGGCGAGCGCCTGGACCCCAAGGTGGAATATCTGGTCGATTTCAAAGTGCTGCGCGGCCGGCTGCGCGAGATTCTGGCCGGCCTGGACCATCGACACTTAAACGACCTGCCGGCTTTTTCGCTGGAAAATCCGTCGTCGGAAAATCTGGCGCGCTTTGTCTACCGCCAGTTGGAAGCAGCTCTGGCCGGCCAGCCGGTGCGGCTGGTTTGCGTGTCGGTCTCGGAGAAGGACTCCAGCAAAGCCACGTATATGGAAGAATAG